A window from Armatimonas rosea encodes these proteins:
- the hscA gene encoding Fe-S protein assembly chaperone HscA, protein MATILGIDLGTTNSLVAVVKDGVPQVLGGLVPSVVYFPEDGATPLVGTDALPYLTSHPNRTIYSAKRLMGKGHGDADALRGGLPYLLTGDCQIALGERLVSAPEVAAWVLRALKQRAEATLGEAVSKTVITVPAYFNDSQRQATKDAGELAGLEVIRIVNEPTAASLAYGLQNTKTATIAVYDLGGGTFDISILRLEDGLFEVLATGGDTRLGGDDFDDALVAWLKRRASLQHTEPATVRLAAERAKRELSSKTVTDFFGIALTREDFEEAIAPLIERTLAACRQCLTDAGLSASEIAEVVLVGGSTRVPAVQAAVGKLFGRTPHTHLNPDEVVALGAALQADILSGNRDDLLLLDVTPLSLGIETMGGAVEKLIFRNSKIPSTAKEEFTTSVDGQTKVLLHVVQGERELAADNRSLARIELTGVPPLPAGVPKIEVQFLLDANGILQVSAKELRSGVATEVRIKPTYGLDQAQVKQRVRDSFLHADEDFAARMVADMRTEAQSAILGAQKLLPGYEGDDKPAIEAALAELIAAKESGTDHNLIREKIEALDKIGENLAASAMSGVANSLIAGKTLAEAAEYLEERKKEQP, encoded by the coding sequence ATGGCTACGATTCTTGGCATTGACTTAGGCACGACCAACTCGCTGGTCGCGGTGGTTAAAGACGGCGTCCCGCAGGTTCTGGGCGGGCTGGTTCCCTCCGTGGTGTACTTCCCCGAAGACGGCGCGACGCCGCTCGTGGGCACCGACGCGCTTCCCTACCTGACGTCGCACCCAAACCGCACGATCTACTCGGCCAAGCGGCTCATGGGCAAGGGGCACGGCGATGCCGATGCGCTCCGGGGTGGGCTTCCCTATCTCCTCACCGGCGACTGCCAGATCGCGCTGGGCGAGCGGCTGGTCAGCGCCCCCGAGGTCGCGGCCTGGGTGCTCCGCGCCCTCAAGCAGCGCGCCGAGGCCACGCTTGGGGAGGCGGTGAGCAAGACCGTGATCACGGTTCCCGCCTACTTCAACGACTCCCAGCGCCAGGCCACCAAGGACGCCGGCGAGCTGGCGGGGCTAGAGGTCATCCGTATTGTCAACGAGCCCACCGCGGCGAGCCTTGCCTACGGCCTGCAGAACACCAAAACGGCGACTATCGCGGTCTATGATCTGGGCGGCGGGACCTTCGATATCTCGATCCTGCGCCTAGAAGATGGCCTGTTTGAAGTCTTAGCCACGGGCGGCGACACCCGCCTGGGCGGCGATGACTTCGACGATGCCTTGGTCGCGTGGCTCAAGCGACGCGCAAGCCTCCAGCACACCGAGCCCGCCACGGTTCGACTGGCAGCGGAGCGGGCCAAGCGGGAGCTGAGCTCCAAGACTGTCACCGACTTCTTTGGGATCGCCCTCACCCGCGAGGACTTTGAGGAGGCAATCGCCCCCCTGATCGAGCGGACACTGGCCGCCTGCCGCCAGTGCCTCACCGATGCGGGCCTCAGCGCCAGCGAGATCGCCGAGGTCGTGCTGGTCGGAGGCTCCACTCGTGTCCCCGCCGTGCAAGCTGCGGTGGGGAAGCTCTTTGGGCGGACACCACACACGCACCTCAACCCCGACGAAGTGGTCGCGCTGGGGGCTGCACTCCAGGCCGATATCCTCTCCGGCAACCGCGACGACCTCCTCCTGCTCGATGTCACCCCGCTCTCGCTGGGGATCGAGACCATGGGCGGGGCGGTCGAGAAGCTGATCTTCCGCAACTCCAAGATCCCCAGCACGGCCAAGGAGGAGTTCACCACGAGCGTGGACGGCCAGACTAAAGTCCTCCTCCACGTGGTCCAGGGCGAGCGCGAGCTGGCCGCCGACAACCGCTCACTGGCGCGTATCGAGCTGACGGGAGTGCCGCCGCTGCCCGCGGGAGTCCCCAAGATTGAGGTGCAGTTCCTGCTCGACGCCAATGGAATCCTGCAAGTGAGCGCAAAAGAGCTGCGCTCGGGAGTCGCCACGGAGGTGCGGATCAAGCCCACCTACGGCCTCGACCAAGCGCAGGTCAAGCAGCGGGTCCGCGACTCGTTTTTGCACGCCGACGAAGACTTCGCCGCGCGGATGGTCGCCGATATGCGCACCGAGGCCCAGTCTGCGATTCTCGGCGCACAGAAGCTCCTGCCCGGCTACGAAGGCGACGATAAACCCGCGATCGAGGCAGCCCTCGCCGAGCTGATCGCCGCCAAAGAATCCGGCACAGACCACAATCTCATCCGGGAGAAGATCGAAGCCCTCGACAAGATCGGGGAGAACCTCGCCGCCAGCGCCATGAGTGGGGTCGCCAACAGCCTCATCGCCGGAAAAACCCTCGCCGAGGCCGCGGAGTACCTTGAGGAGCGCAAGAAGGAGCAGCCCTAA
- a CDS encoding DinB family protein has product MELPQLFAYAASCRAALAPVLRAHHELLHREFVTTSRFNTIAKLLAHSTAAEERWHARLDGRPFPPSYEERAPSELERLLTDAEALRTETLARLATDELARTITISLADGKRLDLTAHDIFFHIYSHEQWHRAQLYTALQSFGVEPPNLDYVLLKP; this is encoded by the coding sequence ATGGAACTCCCGCAACTCTTCGCCTACGCCGCAAGCTGCCGCGCGGCCCTCGCTCCGGTTCTTCGCGCCCACCACGAGCTGCTCCATCGGGAGTTTGTGACCACGTCGCGCTTCAACACGATTGCCAAGCTCTTGGCGCACAGCACCGCCGCCGAGGAGCGCTGGCACGCACGGCTGGATGGTCGGCCTTTTCCGCCGTCGTATGAGGAGCGCGCCCCGAGTGAGCTAGAGAGGCTCCTCACCGATGCTGAGGCGCTCCGCACGGAGACGCTCGCCCGGCTCGCCACCGACGAGCTGGCGCGAACCATCACAATCTCCCTCGCGGACGGCAAGCGCCTCGACCTCACCGCGCACGATATCTTTTTTCATATCTACAGCCACGAGCAGTGGCACCGCGCCCAGCTCTACACGGCCCTCCAGAGCTTTGGGGTCGAGCCCCCCAACCTCGACTACGTGCTGCTAAAGCCATGA